Within Oncorhynchus clarkii lewisi isolate Uvic-CL-2024 unplaced genomic scaffold, UVic_Ocla_1.0 unplaced_contig_1316_pilon_pilon, whole genome shotgun sequence, the genomic segment ccccAGTCCTGTGCCATCATGCCTCTCCTCCAAGCTCGGGCTGGGCGATATATATCGATTTTTTACCCGATATATTCACGTTTATGTTTTTGCGCGATATAGAAAATACCTGTATGGCAAGAATGGAGGTTCTGTTATGATGTAACGTTTTACAAACGCAGCAGCtcactgtctcttctctgtcagtCCAACACGTGCACAGAAGTTATCCACCAATCACAGCCTTTCACACAATTGTAACCACGCCGGAGAGGTGTAGCAGCGGTAAGAGTTCCACCAACATGGAAAGTGAGGACGCCAGCTCAGCCTCTCCTGAGGACGCCAGCTCAGCCTCTCCTGGGGACGCCAGCTCAGCCTCTCCTGAGGACGCCAGCTCAGCCTCTCCTGAGGACGCCAGCTCAGCCTCTCCTGAGGATGCCAGCTCAGCCTCTCCTGAGGACGCCAGCTCAGACTCTCCTGAGGACGCCAACTCAGCCTCTCCTGAGGACGCCAGCTCAGCCTCTCCTGAGGACGCCAGCTCAGCCTCTCCTGGGGACGCCAGCTCAGCCTCTCCTGAGGACGCCAGCTCAGCCTCTCCTGAGGACGCCAGTTCAGCCTCTCCTGAGGACGCCAGTTCAGCCTCTCCCGAGGACGCCAGTTCAGCCTCTCCTGAGGACGCCAGTTCAGCCTCTCCTGAGGATGAAATCACCCCCAAAAAAGGCAGCAATGTGTTTTCAGTAATATGGAAATGGTTTGTGTTTAAGAGGTCTGATGTTTTCAGTAATATGGAAGCGGTTTGTGTTTAAGAGGTCTGATGTTTTCAGTAATATGGAAGCAGTTTGGGTTTAAGAGGTCTGATGTTTTCAGCAAACGAATGTCCTGTGCAAAATGTGTCGGAAAGACAATCGCTCCGAAAAGCAGCAGGACAACCAACCTCTTCCATCACCTGCAACTGAAACACCCGGGGGAATGGGTAGCCtagtgcccctgaacaggcagttaacccactgtctccCACCCGGGGGAATGGGTAGCCtagtgcccctgaacaggcagttaacccactgtctccCACCCGGGGGAATGGGTAGCCtagtgcccctgaacaggcagttaacccactgtctccCACCCGGGGGAATGGGTAGCCtagtgcccctgaacaggcagttaacccactgtctccCACCCGGGGGAATGGGTAGCCtagtgcccctgaacaggcagttaaccccctgtctCCCACCCGGGGGGATGGGTAGCCtagtgcccctgaacaggcagttaacccactgtctccCACCCGGGGGGATGGGTAGCCtagtgcccctgaacaggcagttaacccactgtctccCACCCGGGGGAATGGGAGGAATGCGTGAGACTACACAATGCCGATTCCAGTCGCACGATTCCTAAAACGTCTGCTGAAAGACAAACTACCACAGCCTCGTCCTTTTCAAACGTAATCCCTTATGAGAAGAAAAGTTTGagtagtgcaaaaaaggtattaggtgaacaataggtaagtaaagaaataaaaacaacagtaaaaagacaggctatatacagtagtgaggctatatacagtagagaggctatatacagtagagaggctatatacagtagagaggctatatacagtagagaggcgccgacagagatggccgcccggcgccgacagagatggccgcccggcgccgacagagatggccgcccggcgccgacagagatggtcgcccggcgccgacagagatggccgcccggcgccgacagagatggccgcccggcgccgacagagatgcccgcccggcgccgacagagatggccgcccggcgccgacagagatggccgcccggcgccgacagagatggccgcccggcgccgacagagatggccgcccggcgccgacagagatggccgcccggcgccgacagagatggccgcccggcgccgacagagatggccgcccggcgccgacagagatggccgcccggcgccgacagagatggccgcctcgcttcgcgttcctaggaaactatgcattttttattttttttttatttattttttttatacgtgtaatttcttacattggtaccccaggtcatcttaggtttcattacatacagtcgagaagaactactgaacataagagcagcgtcaactcaccatcagtacgaccaagaatatgactttcgcgaagcggatcctgtgttctgcctttcacccaggacaacggaatggatcccagccggcgacccaaaaaaacgactttgtaaaagggggaaacggagcggtcttctggtcagactccggagacgggcacatcgtgcaccactccctagcattcttctcgccaatgtccagtctcttgacaacaaggttgatgaaatccgagcaagggtagcattccagagggacatcagagactgtaacgttatttgcttcacggaaacatggctcactggagagacgctatcggagtcggtgcagccagctggtttctccacgcatcgcgcagacagaaacaaacatctttctggtaagaagaggggcagtggcgtatgcttcatggttaacgtgatgtggtgtgatcataacaacatacaggtactcaaatccttctgtttacctaatttagaattcctcacaatcaaatgtcgaccgcattatctaccaagggaattctcttcgattataatcacagccgtatatattcccccccaagcagacacatcgatggctctaaacaaactttatttgactctttgcaaactggaatccatttatccggaggctgcattcattgtagctggggattttaacaaggctaatctgaaaacaagactccctaaattttatcagcatatcgattgcgcaaccaaggctggaaaaaccttggatcactgctattctaacttccgcgacgcatataaggccctgccccgcccttcttttggaaaagctgaccacgactccattttgttgatccctgcctacagacagaaactaaaacaagaagctcccgcgctgaggtctgttcaacgctggtccgaccaatctgattccacactccaagactgcttccatcacgtggactgggatatgtttcgtattgcgtcagacaacaacattgacgaatacgctggttcggtgagcgagttcattagaacgtgcgttgaagatgtcgttcccatagcaacgattaaaacattcccaaaccagaaaccgtggattgatggcagcatccgcgtgaaactgaaagcccaaaccactgcttttgatcagggcaaggtgaccggaaacatgaccgaatacaaacagtgtaactattccctccgcaaggcaatcaaacaagctaagcgccagtatagagacaaagtagaatctcaattcaacggctcagacacaagaggtatgtggcagggtctacagtcaatcacggattacaaaaagaaaaccagccccgtcacggaccaggatgtcttgctcccaggcagactaaataacttttttgcccgctttgaggacaatacagtgccactgacacggcccgcaactaaaacttgcggactctccttcactgcagccgacgtgaggaaaacatttaaacgtgtcaaccctcgcaaggctgcaggcccagacggcatccccagccgcgccctcagagcatacgcagaccagctggctggtgtgtttacggacatatttaatcaatccctatcccagtctgttgttcccacatgcttcaagagggccaccattgttcctgttcccaagaaagctaaggtaactgagctaaacgactaccgccccgtagcactcacttacgtcatcatgaagtgctttgagagactagtcaaggaccatatcacctccaccctacctgacaccctagacccactccaatttgcttaccgcccaaataggtccacagacgatgcaatctcaaccacactgcacactgccctaacccatcttaacaaggctaatctgaaaacaagactccctaaattttatcagcatatcgattgcgcaaccaaggctggaaaaaccttggatcactgctattctatcTGGAGGAATAcctatgcttacttacttacttactatccttactgccccaataggtccacagacgacacagacactgcacactgccctaacccatctggacaagaggaatacctatgtaagaatgctgttcatcgattacagctcagcatttaacaccatagtgccctccaagctcgtcatcaagctcgagaccctgggtctcgaccccgccctgtgcaactgggtactgaacttcctgacgggccgcccccaggtggtgagggtaggcaacaacatttccaccccgctgatcctcaacactggggccccacaagggtgcgttctgagccctctcctgtactacctgttcacccacaactgtgtggccacgcacgcctccaactcaatcatcaagtttgcggacgacacaacagtggtaggcttgattaccaacaacgacgatacggcctacagggaggaggtgagggccctcggagtttggtgtcaggaaaataacctcacactcaacatcaacaaaactaaggagatgattgtggacttcaggaaacagcagagggaatacccccctatccacatcaatggaacagtagtggagagggtagtaagttttaagttcctcggcatacacatcacagacaaactgaattggtccacccacacagacagcatcgtgaagaaggcgcagcagcgcctcttcaacctcaggaggctgaagaaattcggcttgtcacctaaagcactcacaaacttctacagatgcacaatcgagagcatcctgtcgggctgtatcacagcctggtacggcaactgctccgcccacaaccgtaaggctctccagagggtagtgaggtctgcacaacgcatcaccgggggcaaactacctgccctccagcacacctacaccacccgatgtcacaggaaggccataaagatcatcaatgacaacaaccacccaagccactgcctgttcaccccgctatcatccagaaggcgaggtcagtacaggtgcataaaagctgggaccgagagactgaaaaacagcttctatctcaaggccatcagactgttaaacagccaccactaacattgagtggctgctgccaacacactgactcaactccagccactttaataatgggaattgatgggaaattatgtaaaatatatcactagtcactttaaacaatgctaccccGCCTGCAGCGggtccagtgtaataccagcccagtgtaataccagcccagtgtaataccagcccagtgtaataccagcccagtgtaataccagcccagtgtaataccagcccagtgtaataccagccctagttccagcccagtgtaataccagcccagtgtattaccagccctagttccagcccagtgtaataccagcccagtgtattaCCAGCCCAGtataataccagcccagtgtaataccagcccagtgtaataccagcccagtgtaataccagtccagtgtaataccagtccagtgtaataccagcccagtgtaataccagcccagtgtattaccagccctagttccagcccagtgtaataccagcccagtgtattaCCAGCCCAGtataataccagcccagtgtaataccagcccagtgtaataccagcccagtgtaataccagcccagtgtaataccagtccagtgtaataccagcccagtgtattaCCAGCCCAGtataataccagcccagtgtaatgccagccctagttccagcccagtgtaataccagcccagtgtattaccagcccagtgtaataccagccctagttccagcccagtgtaataccagcccagtgtaataccagcccagtgtaataccagtccaGTGTATTACCatcccagtgtaataccagcccagtgtaataccagccctagttccagcccagtgtaataccagcccagtgtaataccagcccagtgtaaaaccaacccagtgtaataccagcccagtgtaataccagcccagtgtaataccagcccagtgtaataccagtgtaataccagcccagtgtaataccagcccagtgtaataccagcccagtgtaataccagaccagtgtaataccagccctagttccagcccagtgtaataccagcccagtgtaataccagtccagtgtaataccagcccagtgtaataccagcccagtgtaataccagcccagtgtaataccagcccagtgtaataccagtccagtgtaataccagcccagtgtaataccagcccagtgtaataccagcccgtgtaataccagcccagtgtaataccagcccagtgtaataccagcccagtgtaataccagtccagtgtaataccagccctagttccagtacagtgtaataccagcccagtgtaataccagcccagtataataccagcccagtgtaataccagcccagtgtaataccagtccagtgtaataccagtccagtgtaataccagccctagttccagcccagtgtaataccagcccagtgtaataccagcccagtgtaataccagcccagtgtaataccagccctagttccagcccagtgtaataccagtccagtgtaataccagccctagttccagtacagtgtaataccagcccagtataataccagccctagttccagcccagtgtaataccagtccagtgtaataccagcccagtgtaataccagccctagttccagcccagtgtaataccagcccagtgtaataccagtccagtgtaataccagcccagtgtaataccagcccagtgtaataccagcccagtgtaataccagcccagtgtaataccagtccagtgtaataccagcccagtgtaataccagcccagtgtaataccagtccagtgtaataccagcccagtgtaataccagcccagtgtaataccagcccagtgtaataccagccctagttccagtccagtgtaataccagcccagtgtaataccagcccagtgtaataccagcccagtgtaataccagtgtaataccagcccagtgtaataccagcccagtgtaataccagtccagtgtaataccagcccagtgtaataccagccctagTTCCAGTCCAGTGTAGCTGTGCACTGTGGGGTTATTATTGGGCTGTAGACTGTGGTTGTGGGGTTATTATGGGGCTGTACACTGTGGTTGTGGGGTTGTTATGGGGCTGTACACTGTGGTTGTGGGGTTGTTATGGGGCTGTACACTGTGGGGTTATTATGGGGCTGTACACTGTGGGGTTATTATGGGATGTACACTGTGGCTGTGGGGTTAATAAAGGGCTGTACACTGTGGATGTGGGGTTGTTATGGGGCTGTACACTGTGGGGTTATTATGGGATGTACACTGTGGCTGTGGGGTTATTATGGGATGTACACTGTGGCTGTGGGGTTAATAAAGTGCTGTGTGCTCTGTGCTGTTATCAGGCCAGGTGGTCTAGCTGTCATTTTCACCAGCTGGCTGTCTAATCAGTGTGACGAGCCCCTGGGAGAAGGGTTGAGGGACCCCTGGGGCCCCTGGTAGAGGGGGTGGGAGACCCCGGGCGAACCTGGGGGCCACTGCCTCAGtgaccaggggagaggagagatggagggagggaagaaaggaaggaaggaagaaaggagggagagaggggaggtgtaaTTGATTTAAGTGAAAGCTCCCCTGTGCCACCTACAAATGCACGCACAGAGCACATGCACCCTTGTTCATGTGTTCCCCCAGAGAGACAGGTTATTAAAAGGATACAgcctgacgcacacacacacacacacacacacagacacgcacacacacagacacacacacacacacacagacatgcacacacacacgcacgcacgcacgcacacacacacacacacagacagacacacacagacacgcacacacacagacacagacacgcacacacacagacacacacagacacacacacacacacacagacatgcacacacacacacacgcacgcacgcacacacacacacacacacacacacagacacacacacacacgcacgcacgcacgcacgcacgcacgcacgcacgcacacacacacacacacacacacacacacacacacacacacacacacacacacacacaatacgggCATGTATGCTAATGTGACAGGAGGGAGttagagaagggggaggaaggaggagagggggggggggggttatgagtGATGTCACTCCCTCAGGGACAGAGTGGTGATTAAAGCTCACGTAGCGCCGggggatgcgtgtgtgtgtgtgtgtgtgtgtgtgttattctgtCTCATCTCACACAACAGAGACATCTCAACACTAGAGTGCTGACAATTATTTAATTCATTgatttctttctttattttaatGTCCATCCATTAAGACTGAATCAGACTattctcccccagtctcccccagtctcccctagtttccccctgtctcccccagtctcccctagtctcccctagtctcccccagtctcccccagtctcccctagtctcccctagtctcccccagtctcccctagtttcccctagtctcccctagtctcccctaatctcccccagtctcccccagtctcccccagtcctccctagtctcccccagtctcccctagtctcccccagtctcccctagtctccccagtctcccctagtctcccccagtctccccagtctcccctagtctcccccagtctcccctagtctccccagtctcccctagtctcccctagtctccccagtctcccctagtctcccctagtctcccccagtctcccccagtctcccccagtctcccctagtttcccctagtctcccctagtctccccagtctccccagtTTCCCCTAGTTTCCCCCAGTCTCACCTAGTCTCACccagtctcccctagtctcccccagtctcccctagtctcccccagtctcctctagtctccccagtctcccctagtctccccagTCTTCCCtagtctccccagtctcccctagtctcccctagtctccccaagtatcccctagtctcccccagtctcccctattcatccatctcctctttccctccttctcccctgtTCTCCCACTCAACACCCAGCACCCTCTGTGGTTAACCTGAGATGAACTGCCAAACCCACCACCTTTTCCAATACTGAGCTTTTTCAAATGAGCCTTTTCAAAGGAGCCCAGCTTGTCCTCTTGTCATTATGTCATAATGGGCAATATGGGAATAATGACTCCCTAAATGACAATTGAAGTAACTGGCCTCCGCTTCAAACCCAAAACACTGCTAATAAACGCCTGGCTTTGACCACCATCtttaggagaaggagagagggggagaaagagagagatgggggagaagagagagagagagagatggggggagagagagagagagagatgggggagagagagagggggagaaagagagagagagatgggggagaaagagagagagagagagagagatggggggagaga encodes:
- the LOC139394433 gene encoding uncharacterized protein; amino-acid sequence: MESEDASSASPEDASSASPGDASSASPEDASSASPEDASSASPEDASSASPEDASSDSPEDANSASPEDASSASPEDASSASPGDASSASPEDASSASPEDASSASPEDASSASPEDASSASPEDASSASPEDEITPKKGSNVFSLESELAVCERESAELQEHANCVLQQIADHCPDILEQVVNALEESC